A region from the Mustela erminea isolate mMusErm1 chromosome 10, mMusErm1.Pri, whole genome shotgun sequence genome encodes:
- the ATP13A2 gene encoding cation-transporting ATPase 13A2 isoform X1, whose product MSADSSPLVGSTPTGYGTLTIETSVDPLSSSVSSVRLSGYCGSPWRVIGYHIVVWMMAGIPLLLFRWKPVWGVRLRLRPCNLARAETLVIEIRDKEDNSWQLYTVQVQTEAVSEGSLELPAQGPEDGRSQAAVGTVPEGAWKDTAQFCRSKEAHRTLRYYLFRGQRYVWIESQQAFCQVSLLDRGRTCNDIRRSCSGLSLQDQTVRKTVYGPNVISVPVKSYPQLLVDEALNPYYGFQAFSIGLWLADRYYSYALCIFLISTASICLAIYKTRKQSQTLRDMVQLSARVCVCRPGGEKEWVDCSELVPGDCLVLPQEGGLVPCDAALVAGECVVNESALTGESVPVLKTALPEGPVPYCPETHRRHTLFCGTLVLQARAFVGPHVLAVVTRTGFCTAKGGLVSSILHPRPINFKFYKHSMKFVAALSVLALLGTIYSIFILHRNRMPLNEIVIRALDLVTVVVPPALPAAMTVCTLYAQSRLRSQGIFCIHPLRINLGGKLQLVCFDKTGTLTEDGLDVMGVVPLKGQAFLPLVPEPRRLPMGPLLRALATCHALSRLQDIPVGDPMDLKMVESTGWVLEEGPAADSAFGTQVLAVMRPPLQEPQLQGVEEPPVPVSILSRFPFSSALQRMNVVVAWPGAAQPEAYVKGSPELVAGLCKPETVPPDFAQRLQSYTAAGYRVVALASKPLPVAPSLEAAQQLTRDTLERELSLLGLLVMRNLLKPQTTAVIQALRRTRIRTVMVTGDNLQTAVTVAQGCGMVGPREHLFIIHATPPERGQPASLELLPLESSAAVNGAKDPDQASSYTVEPDPRSSHLALSGSTFGVLMKHFPKLLPKVLVQGTVFARMAPEQKTELVCELQKLQYCVGMCGDGANDCGALKAADVGISLSQAEASVVSPFTSSMASIECVPMVIREGRCSLDTSFSVFKYMALYSLTQFISVLILYTINTNLGDVQFLAIDLVITTTVAVLMSRTGPALALGRARPPGALLSIPVLSSLLLQVALVAGVQLGGYFLTVAQPWFVPLNQTVPAPDNLPNYENTVVFSLSSFQYLILAAAVSKGAPFRRPLYTNVPFLVALALLASILVGLLLVPGLLQGPLALRNIADTCFKLLLLGLVAFNFVGAFMLESVLDQCLPACLRRLRPKRVSKKRFKQLERELAEQPWPPPTGPVR is encoded by the exons CCTGGAGCTGCCTGCACAGGGCCCGGAGGACGGCCGGAGCCAGGCGGCGGTGGGGACGGTACCAGAGGGTGCGTGGAAGGACACTGCCCAGTTCTGCAGGAGCAAAGAGGCA cACCGGACGCTGCGGTACTACCTCTTCAGAGGGCAGCGCTACGTCTGGATCGAGAGCCAACAGGCCTTCTGCCAAGTCAG cctgctGGACCGCGGCCGCACCTGCAACGACATCCGCCGCTCCTGCTCCGGCCTCAGCCTCCAGGACCAAACCGTGAG GAAGACCGTCTACGGCCCCAACGTGATCAGTGTCCCGGTCAAGTCCTATCCCCAGCTGCTGGTGGACGAG gcactgAACCCATACTATGGGTTCCAGGCCTTCAGCATCGGGCTCTGGCTGGCCGACCGCTACTACTCGTACGCCCTGTGCATCTTCCTCATCTCCACCGCGTCCATCTGCCTGGCGATCTACAAGACCAGaaag CAAAGCCAGACTCTGAGGGACATGGTGCAGCTGTCGGCGCGAGTGTGTGTGTGCCGGCCCGGGGGAG AGAAGGAATGGGTGGACTGCAGCGAGCTGGTACCCGGAGACTGCCTGGTGCTGCCCCAGGAAGGCGGGCTGGTGCCCTGCGACGCAGCCCTGGTGGCCGGCGAGTGCGTGGTGAACGAGAGCGCTCTGACAG GGGAGAGCGTCCCAGTACTAAAGACAGCCCTGCCGGAGGGACCCGTGCCCTACTGCCCAGAGACCCACCGGCGGCACACGCTCTTCTGTGGGACCCTCGTCCTGCAGGCACGGGCGTTCGTCGGACCCCACGTCCTGGCAGTGGTGACTCGAACAG ggttctgcacagcaaaaggagGTCTGGTGAGCTCCATCTTGCACCCCCGGCCCATCAACTTCAAGTTCTACAAACACAGCATGAAGTTCGTGGCTGCCCTTTCAGTCCTGG CTCTCCTCGGCACCATCTACAGCATCTTCATCCTCCACCGCAACCGG ATGCCGCTGAATGAGATCGTGATCCGGGCTCTGGACCTGGTGACAGTGGTGGTGCCCCCTGCCCTGCCGGCCGCCATGACCGTGTGCACACTCTACGCCCAGAGCCGGCTCCGGAGTCAGGGCATCTTCTGTATCCACCCGCTGCGCATCAACCTGGGGGGCAAGCTCCAGCTGGTGTGTTTTGACAAG ACGGGCACCCTCACGGAGGACGGCTTGGATGTGATGGGTGTAGTGCCCCTGAAAGGGCAGGCGTTCCTGCCTCTGGTGCCAGAGCCCCGCCGCCTGCCCATGGGGCCCCTGCTCCGAGCGCTGGCCACCTGCCATGCCCTCAGCCGGCTCCAGGACATCCCCGTGGGCGACCCCATGGACCTCAAGATGGTGGAATCGACTGGCTGG gtcCTGGAGGAGGGGCCGGCTGCCGACTCGGCCTTTGGGACGCAAGTCTTGGCGGTGATGAGACCCCCACTCCAGGAGCCCCAGCTGCAGGGAGTG GAGGAGCCCCCAGTACCCGTCAGCATCCTCAGCCGCTTCCCCTTCTCGTCAGCCCTGCAGCGCATGAACGTGGTGGTGGCGTGGCCTGGAGCCGCGCAGCCCGAGGCCTACGTCAAAGGCTCCCCTGAGCTGGTGGCAGGCCTCTGCAAGCCCGAGACAG TGCCCCCAGACTTCGCCCAGAGGCTGCAGAGCTACACAGCTGCTGGCTACCGCGTGGTGGCCCTCGCCAGCAAGCCGCTGCCCGTGGCACCCAGCCTGGAGGCTGCTCAGCAGCTGACGAG GGACACCTTGGAGAGGGAGCTGAGCCTCTTGGGCCTGCTGGTCATGAGGAACCTGCTGAAGCCGCAGACCACAGCAGTCATCCAGGCTCTGCGGAGGACCCGCATCCGTACCGTCATGGTGACAG GGGACAACCTGCAGACAGCAGTCACGGTGGCCCAGGGCTGCGGCATGGTGGGCCCCCGGGAGCATCTGTTTATCATCCATGCCACCCCCCCGGAGCGAGGCCAGCCTGCCTCCCTTGAGCTCCTGCCGTTGGAATCCTCCGCAGCTGTGAACGGGGCTAAG GATCCTGATCAGGCCTCCAGCTATACCGTGGAGCCGGACCCCCGATCCAGCCACCTGGCCCTCAGCGGGTCCACCTTTGGTGTCCTTATGAAGCACTTCCCCAAGCTGCTGCCCAAG GTCCTGGTCCAGGGCACGGTCTTCGCCCGCATGGctcctgagcagaagacagagctgGTGTGTGAGCTCCAGAAACTCCA GTACTGCGTGGGCATGTGCGGGGACGGTGCCAACGACTGCGGGGCCCTGAAGGCGGCGGACGTGGGCATCTCGCTGTCCCAGGCTGAGGCCTCGGTCGTCTCGCCCTTCACCTCAAGCATGGCCAGCATCGAGTGTGTGCCCATGGTCATCAG GGAAGGCCGGTGTTCCCTCGACACCTCGTTCAGCGTCTTCAAGTACATGGCTCTGTACAGCCTGACCCAGTTCATCTCCGTCCTGATCCTCTACACG ATCAACACCAACCTGGGGGATGTGCAGTTCCTGGCCATCGACCTGGTCATCACCACCACAGTGGCCGTGCTCATGAGCCGCACGGGGCCGGCACTGGCGCTGGGGCGGGCACGGCCACCCGGGGCCCTGCTCAGCATCCCTGTGCTGAGTAGCCTGCTGCTGCAGGTGGCCCTGGTGGCCGGCGTGCAGCTGGGGGGCTACTTCCTGACCGTGGCCCAACCCTG GTTTGTGCCTCTGAACCAGACCGTGCCCGCGCCAGACAACCTGCCCAACTACGAGAACACAGTGGTCTTCTCTCTGTCCAGCTTCCAGTACCTCATCCTGGCTGCAGCCGTGTCCAAGGGGGCGCCCTTCCGCCGGCCGCTCTACACCAACG TGCCCTTCCTGGTGGCCCTGGCGCTCTTGGCCTCCATCCTGGTGGGCCTCCTCCTGGTCCCTGGCCTCCTGCAAGGTCCGCTGGCGCTGAGGAACATCGCCGACACCTGCTtcaagctgctgctgctgggcctgGTGGCCTTCAACTTCGTGGGGGCCTTCATGCTGGAG AGCGTGCTGGACCAGTGCCTCCCGGCCTGCCTGCGGCGGCTCCGGCCCAAAAGGGTCTCAAAGAAGCGTTTCAAGCAGCTGGAGCGGGAGCTGGCCGAGCAGCCCTGGCCGCCGCCCACCGGGCCGGTGAGGTAG
- the MFAP2 gene encoding microfibrillar-associated protein 2 encodes MRAAYLFLLFLPGLLAQGQYDLDPLPPFPDHVQYTHYSDQIENADYYDYQEVTPRPPAEQFQFQSQQQVQQEVIGVPTVAPGNVETEPTEPGPLDCREEQYPCTRLYSIHKPCKQCLNEVCFYSLRRVYVVNREICVRTVCAHEELLRADLCRDKFSKCGVMASSGLCQSVAASCARSCGGC; translated from the exons ATGAGAGCTGCCTACCTCTTCCTGCTGTTCTTGCCCG GCCTGCTGGCTCAGGGCCAATACGACCTAGACCCACTGCCTCCGTTCCCAGACCACGTCCAGTACACCCACTACAGTGACCAGATAG AGAACGCGGACTACTATGATTATCAAG AGGTGACTCCTCGGCCCCCCGCGGAGCAGTTCCAGTTCCAGTCCCAGCAGCAAGTCCAACAGGAAGTCATCGGGGTCCCCACCGTAG CTCCAGGAAACGTGGAGACAGAGCCTACAGAGCCTGGGCCTCTGG ACTGCCGGGAGGAACAGTACCCGTGCACCCGCCTCTATTCCATCCACAAGCCTTGTAAACAGTGTCTCAACGAGGTCTGCTTTTACAG CCTCCGCCGCGTGTACGTGGTCAACAGGGAGATCTGTGTCCGCACGGTCTGTGCCCATGAGGAGCTCCTTCGAG CTGACCTGTGTCGGGACAAGTTCTCCAAGTGCGGCGTCATGGCCAGCAGTGGCCTATGTCAGTCTGTGGCGGCCTCCTGTGCCAGGAGCTGCGGGGGCTGCTAG
- the ATP13A2 gene encoding cation-transporting ATPase 13A2 isoform X2, whose amino-acid sequence MSADSSPLVGSTPTGYGTLTIETSVDPLSSSVSSVRLSGYCGSPWRVIGYHIVVWMMAGIPLLLFRWKPVWGVRLRLRPCNLARAETLVIEIRDKEDNSWQLYTVQVQTEAVSEGSLELPAQGPEDGRSQAAVGTVPEGAWKDTAQFCRSKEAHRTLRYYLFRGQRYVWIESQQAFCQVSLLDRGRTCNDIRRSCSGLSLQDQTVRKTVYGPNVISVPVKSYPQLLVDEAFSIGLWLADRYYSYALCIFLISTASICLAIYKTRKQSQTLRDMVQLSARVCVCRPGGEKEWVDCSELVPGDCLVLPQEGGLVPCDAALVAGECVVNESALTGESVPVLKTALPEGPVPYCPETHRRHTLFCGTLVLQARAFVGPHVLAVVTRTGFCTAKGGLVSSILHPRPINFKFYKHSMKFVAALSVLALLGTIYSIFILHRNRMPLNEIVIRALDLVTVVVPPALPAAMTVCTLYAQSRLRSQGIFCIHPLRINLGGKLQLVCFDKTGTLTEDGLDVMGVVPLKGQAFLPLVPEPRRLPMGPLLRALATCHALSRLQDIPVGDPMDLKMVESTGWVLEEGPAADSAFGTQVLAVMRPPLQEPQLQGVEEPPVPVSILSRFPFSSALQRMNVVVAWPGAAQPEAYVKGSPELVAGLCKPETVPPDFAQRLQSYTAAGYRVVALASKPLPVAPSLEAAQQLTRDTLERELSLLGLLVMRNLLKPQTTAVIQALRRTRIRTVMVTGDNLQTAVTVAQGCGMVGPREHLFIIHATPPERGQPASLELLPLESSAAVNGAKDPDQASSYTVEPDPRSSHLALSGSTFGVLMKHFPKLLPKVLVQGTVFARMAPEQKTELVCELQKLQYCVGMCGDGANDCGALKAADVGISLSQAEASVVSPFTSSMASIECVPMVIREGRCSLDTSFSVFKYMALYSLTQFISVLILYTINTNLGDVQFLAIDLVITTTVAVLMSRTGPALALGRARPPGALLSIPVLSSLLLQVALVAGVQLGGYFLTVAQPWFVPLNQTVPAPDNLPNYENTVVFSLSSFQYLILAAAVSKGAPFRRPLYTNVPFLVALALLASILVGLLLVPGLLQGPLALRNIADTCFKLLLLGLVAFNFVGAFMLESVLDQCLPACLRRLRPKRVSKKRFKQLERELAEQPWPPPTGPVR is encoded by the exons CCTGGAGCTGCCTGCACAGGGCCCGGAGGACGGCCGGAGCCAGGCGGCGGTGGGGACGGTACCAGAGGGTGCGTGGAAGGACACTGCCCAGTTCTGCAGGAGCAAAGAGGCA cACCGGACGCTGCGGTACTACCTCTTCAGAGGGCAGCGCTACGTCTGGATCGAGAGCCAACAGGCCTTCTGCCAAGTCAG cctgctGGACCGCGGCCGCACCTGCAACGACATCCGCCGCTCCTGCTCCGGCCTCAGCCTCCAGGACCAAACCGTGAG GAAGACCGTCTACGGCCCCAACGTGATCAGTGTCCCGGTCAAGTCCTATCCCCAGCTGCTGGTGGACGAG GCCTTCAGCATCGGGCTCTGGCTGGCCGACCGCTACTACTCGTACGCCCTGTGCATCTTCCTCATCTCCACCGCGTCCATCTGCCTGGCGATCTACAAGACCAGaaag CAAAGCCAGACTCTGAGGGACATGGTGCAGCTGTCGGCGCGAGTGTGTGTGTGCCGGCCCGGGGGAG AGAAGGAATGGGTGGACTGCAGCGAGCTGGTACCCGGAGACTGCCTGGTGCTGCCCCAGGAAGGCGGGCTGGTGCCCTGCGACGCAGCCCTGGTGGCCGGCGAGTGCGTGGTGAACGAGAGCGCTCTGACAG GGGAGAGCGTCCCAGTACTAAAGACAGCCCTGCCGGAGGGACCCGTGCCCTACTGCCCAGAGACCCACCGGCGGCACACGCTCTTCTGTGGGACCCTCGTCCTGCAGGCACGGGCGTTCGTCGGACCCCACGTCCTGGCAGTGGTGACTCGAACAG ggttctgcacagcaaaaggagGTCTGGTGAGCTCCATCTTGCACCCCCGGCCCATCAACTTCAAGTTCTACAAACACAGCATGAAGTTCGTGGCTGCCCTTTCAGTCCTGG CTCTCCTCGGCACCATCTACAGCATCTTCATCCTCCACCGCAACCGG ATGCCGCTGAATGAGATCGTGATCCGGGCTCTGGACCTGGTGACAGTGGTGGTGCCCCCTGCCCTGCCGGCCGCCATGACCGTGTGCACACTCTACGCCCAGAGCCGGCTCCGGAGTCAGGGCATCTTCTGTATCCACCCGCTGCGCATCAACCTGGGGGGCAAGCTCCAGCTGGTGTGTTTTGACAAG ACGGGCACCCTCACGGAGGACGGCTTGGATGTGATGGGTGTAGTGCCCCTGAAAGGGCAGGCGTTCCTGCCTCTGGTGCCAGAGCCCCGCCGCCTGCCCATGGGGCCCCTGCTCCGAGCGCTGGCCACCTGCCATGCCCTCAGCCGGCTCCAGGACATCCCCGTGGGCGACCCCATGGACCTCAAGATGGTGGAATCGACTGGCTGG gtcCTGGAGGAGGGGCCGGCTGCCGACTCGGCCTTTGGGACGCAAGTCTTGGCGGTGATGAGACCCCCACTCCAGGAGCCCCAGCTGCAGGGAGTG GAGGAGCCCCCAGTACCCGTCAGCATCCTCAGCCGCTTCCCCTTCTCGTCAGCCCTGCAGCGCATGAACGTGGTGGTGGCGTGGCCTGGAGCCGCGCAGCCCGAGGCCTACGTCAAAGGCTCCCCTGAGCTGGTGGCAGGCCTCTGCAAGCCCGAGACAG TGCCCCCAGACTTCGCCCAGAGGCTGCAGAGCTACACAGCTGCTGGCTACCGCGTGGTGGCCCTCGCCAGCAAGCCGCTGCCCGTGGCACCCAGCCTGGAGGCTGCTCAGCAGCTGACGAG GGACACCTTGGAGAGGGAGCTGAGCCTCTTGGGCCTGCTGGTCATGAGGAACCTGCTGAAGCCGCAGACCACAGCAGTCATCCAGGCTCTGCGGAGGACCCGCATCCGTACCGTCATGGTGACAG GGGACAACCTGCAGACAGCAGTCACGGTGGCCCAGGGCTGCGGCATGGTGGGCCCCCGGGAGCATCTGTTTATCATCCATGCCACCCCCCCGGAGCGAGGCCAGCCTGCCTCCCTTGAGCTCCTGCCGTTGGAATCCTCCGCAGCTGTGAACGGGGCTAAG GATCCTGATCAGGCCTCCAGCTATACCGTGGAGCCGGACCCCCGATCCAGCCACCTGGCCCTCAGCGGGTCCACCTTTGGTGTCCTTATGAAGCACTTCCCCAAGCTGCTGCCCAAG GTCCTGGTCCAGGGCACGGTCTTCGCCCGCATGGctcctgagcagaagacagagctgGTGTGTGAGCTCCAGAAACTCCA GTACTGCGTGGGCATGTGCGGGGACGGTGCCAACGACTGCGGGGCCCTGAAGGCGGCGGACGTGGGCATCTCGCTGTCCCAGGCTGAGGCCTCGGTCGTCTCGCCCTTCACCTCAAGCATGGCCAGCATCGAGTGTGTGCCCATGGTCATCAG GGAAGGCCGGTGTTCCCTCGACACCTCGTTCAGCGTCTTCAAGTACATGGCTCTGTACAGCCTGACCCAGTTCATCTCCGTCCTGATCCTCTACACG ATCAACACCAACCTGGGGGATGTGCAGTTCCTGGCCATCGACCTGGTCATCACCACCACAGTGGCCGTGCTCATGAGCCGCACGGGGCCGGCACTGGCGCTGGGGCGGGCACGGCCACCCGGGGCCCTGCTCAGCATCCCTGTGCTGAGTAGCCTGCTGCTGCAGGTGGCCCTGGTGGCCGGCGTGCAGCTGGGGGGCTACTTCCTGACCGTGGCCCAACCCTG GTTTGTGCCTCTGAACCAGACCGTGCCCGCGCCAGACAACCTGCCCAACTACGAGAACACAGTGGTCTTCTCTCTGTCCAGCTTCCAGTACCTCATCCTGGCTGCAGCCGTGTCCAAGGGGGCGCCCTTCCGCCGGCCGCTCTACACCAACG TGCCCTTCCTGGTGGCCCTGGCGCTCTTGGCCTCCATCCTGGTGGGCCTCCTCCTGGTCCCTGGCCTCCTGCAAGGTCCGCTGGCGCTGAGGAACATCGCCGACACCTGCTtcaagctgctgctgctgggcctgGTGGCCTTCAACTTCGTGGGGGCCTTCATGCTGGAG AGCGTGCTGGACCAGTGCCTCCCGGCCTGCCTGCGGCGGCTCCGGCCCAAAAGGGTCTCAAAGAAGCGTTTCAAGCAGCTGGAGCGGGAGCTGGCCGAGCAGCCCTGGCCGCCGCCCACCGGGCCGGTGAGGTAG